Proteins encoded together in one Oculatellaceae cyanobacterium window:
- the rlmD gene encoding 23S rRNA (uracil(1939)-C(5))-methyltransferase RlmD: MSLPNLNTISNCGVDRWQQGELVEVLISDLADTGEGVGKLDNRVVFVPDTVTGDRALVRLVRVKPEYAHGKLHNLLELSPHRIRPSCIVADKCGGCQWQHIDYQHQLEAKHNQVIQALGRIGKFSDPTVAPVLEALSPLTYRNKATYPLGISATGHVQAGYYRKGTHQIVNLNQCPVQDERLNPLLAEVKEDIQRRGWQVYNEQQIQQPQVKKKVLNKKASQKTTAVGKVRHLSLRIGRRTGEMLLTLVVTDWNLPEVKEQALEWLNRYPQLVGVSLNYNPNNTNVIFGEETRTIAGLSYLTEKFAALQFQLRPDTFFQVYTEQAEALLEVIIEKLELQGNEVLLDAYCGIGTFTLPLAKHVKQAIGLEIHAASIEQARLNAEINGITNANFQVGAVEKLLPQLDIQPDIVLIDPPRKGCDRAVLNTLIEMQPRHIVYVSCKPATLARDLNILCTQGGYQLTYVQPADFFPQTSHVESAAFLKL; encoded by the coding sequence GTGTCCCTACCTAACTTAAATACTATAAGTAACTGCGGTGTAGATAGATGGCAACAAGGGGAATTAGTTGAGGTACTGATCTCAGACCTTGCTGATACAGGTGAAGGCGTTGGAAAGCTGGATAATCGAGTGGTGTTTGTTCCTGATACGGTTACAGGCGATCGCGCACTGGTTCGCTTAGTGCGAGTTAAACCTGAGTACGCTCATGGAAAACTTCACAATTTGTTAGAATTATCTCCTCATCGCATCCGTCCTAGTTGCATCGTCGCGGATAAATGTGGTGGCTGTCAGTGGCAACATATTGACTACCAGCACCAATTAGAAGCGAAACACAACCAGGTAATTCAAGCTTTAGGACGGATTGGCAAATTTAGCGACCCGACCGTAGCTCCTGTATTAGAAGCATTATCACCTTTAACATATCGTAACAAAGCTACCTACCCGCTAGGAATCTCTGCTACTGGTCATGTACAGGCAGGTTACTACCGTAAAGGTACGCACCAAATAGTTAATCTTAATCAGTGTCCTGTACAAGATGAGCGGTTGAATCCCCTGTTAGCGGAAGTTAAGGAGGATATTCAACGACGTGGTTGGCAAGTCTATAACGAACAGCAAATACAGCAACCACAAGTTAAGAAAAAAGTCCTAAATAAAAAAGCTTCACAAAAAACAACTGCTGTAGGGAAGGTGCGCCATTTGTCTTTGCGGATTGGGCGGCGCACTGGCGAAATGTTGCTAACTTTGGTAGTAACAGATTGGAATTTACCAGAAGTTAAGGAACAAGCTCTGGAGTGGCTCAATCGCTATCCTCAGCTAGTAGGGGTTTCGCTTAATTACAACCCTAATAACACTAATGTCATTTTTGGTGAAGAAACTCGCACTATTGCAGGTTTATCTTACTTAACAGAGAAGTTCGCTGCTCTCCAGTTCCAACTGCGCCCTGATACTTTTTTCCAAGTTTATACAGAGCAAGCTGAGGCGCTGTTAGAGGTGATTATAGAAAAGCTAGAGTTACAGGGTAATGAGGTATTACTTGATGCTTACTGTGGGATTGGTACTTTCACTTTGCCTCTAGCAAAGCACGTCAAGCAAGCAATTGGTTTGGAAATACACGCAGCATCTATCGAACAAGCGCGATTGAATGCTGAAATTAATGGAATAACGAATGCTAATTTTCAGGTGGGGGCAGTTGAGAAGTTACTACCACAACTAGATATTCAGCCGGATATTGTGCTGATAGATCCGCCTCGTAAAGGATGCGATCGCGCTGTGCTTAATACTCTTATCGAAATGCAGCCACGCCATATTGTTTACGTTAGCTGCAAGCCAGCCACTCTAGCACGGGATCTGAATATTCTCTGCACTCAGGGTGGTTATCAACTTACATACGTACAACCAGCAGATTTCTTTCCCCAAACATCTCACGTTGAATCAGCCGCTTTTCTGAAGCTTTAA
- the apcD gene encoding allophycocyanin subunit alpha-B, translated as MSVISQFILKADDELRYPSTGELRTINEFFQTGEQRMRIATTLAESEKKIVEQASKQLWQKRPDFIAPGGNAYGQRQRALCIRDYGWYLRLITYGVLAGDKEPIEKIGLIGVREMYNSLGVPVPGMVEAISALKKAALDLLSDEDAVAATPYFDYIIQAMS; from the coding sequence ATGAGTGTAATTAGCCAATTTATTCTCAAAGCAGACGACGAGCTTCGTTATCCCAGCACGGGCGAACTCAGGACTATTAACGAATTTTTTCAAACTGGCGAACAGCGGATGCGGATTGCCACTACGCTGGCTGAAAGTGAGAAAAAAATTGTTGAACAAGCAAGTAAGCAGCTTTGGCAAAAACGCCCAGACTTTATTGCCCCTGGTGGTAATGCCTATGGTCAGCGTCAAAGAGCTTTATGTATACGTGACTACGGCTGGTACTTGCGTCTAATTACTTACGGCGTACTTGCTGGCGACAAAGAACCAATTGAAAAAATTGGTTTGATTGGCGTGCGGGAAATGTATAATTCCCTCGGTGTTCCTGTTCCAGGCATGGTGGAAGCAATTAGCGCCTTGAAAAAAGCTGCTCTCGATTTACTCAGTGATGAAGACGCAGTGGCGGCTACTCCTTACTTCGATTATATTATTCAAGCCATGTCCTGA
- a CDS encoding tetratricopeptide repeat protein has translation MSRLIFNLLSIVVVVLIGLIDVHPVMAQTQNALEITESELRVGDELAAKAINAGNSGNFATAEQSWTELIEKFPTNPAIWSNRGNVRVSQNKLEDAIADYNKAIELAPNATDPYLNRGTAYEGLGRWEEAIADYNQVLELDAKDAMAYNNRGNAKAGLEKWETAIADYQKSAELAPNFAFARANYAIALYQIGQTTEAIRTMRNIIRKYPQFPDVRAALTAALWEQGKQGEAESHWVAAVGLDSRYKNLDWVKNVRRWPPVMVAALEKFLKLQ, from the coding sequence ATGAGTCGTTTGATTTTTAATTTATTAAGTATTGTGGTAGTTGTATTAATTGGGTTAATTGATGTGCATCCGGTAATGGCACAAACCCAAAATGCACTTGAAATAACAGAATCGGAATTACGGGTAGGGGATGAGTTAGCAGCAAAAGCTATAAATGCTGGCAATAGTGGTAATTTTGCTACTGCTGAACAGAGTTGGACTGAATTGATTGAGAAATTTCCGACTAATCCCGCAATTTGGAGTAATAGAGGCAATGTTAGGGTTAGCCAGAATAAGTTAGAGGATGCGATCGCAGACTATAACAAAGCCATCGAACTTGCTCCTAATGCTACCGATCCTTATTTAAATCGCGGTACAGCTTATGAAGGTTTAGGACGTTGGGAGGAAGCAATTGCTGATTACAATCAGGTGTTAGAACTAGATGCTAAAGATGCAATGGCTTATAACAATCGAGGTAATGCCAAAGCGGGATTAGAAAAATGGGAGACTGCGATCGCAGATTATCAGAAATCAGCCGAACTTGCACCGAATTTTGCCTTTGCTAGAGCTAATTATGCGATCGCTCTTTATCAAATTGGGCAAACCACAGAAGCCATCCGCACTATGCGTAATATTATTCGCAAATATCCTCAATTTCCTGATGTACGTGCTGCACTTACTGCGGCACTTTGGGAACAAGGCAAACAGGGTGAAGCTGAAAGTCACTGGGTAGCTGCTGTGGGATTAGATTCACGCTACAAGAATTTGGACTGGGTCAAAAATGTCCGCCGTTGGCCTCCGGTGATGGTTGCAGCTTTAGAAAAGTTTTTAAAATTGCAATAA
- a CDS encoding GAF domain-containing protein, whose protein sequence is MEIGTTEATIVALTNVLEQICRIRGWKYGEVWVPDQDVLRCHPAVYMDTLELAEFRKRSEEFTFTAGAGLPGRVWMLHEAEWIENVSEQPAIYYRSHLAKSAGLKAAVGIPIIEAGEVKAVIAFYSDQIQPADEQLIAKLRSQIELLISQLI, encoded by the coding sequence TTGGAAATAGGTACAACAGAAGCTACGATAGTTGCCCTAACAAATGTTCTAGAGCAAATTTGCCGGATAAGGGGCTGGAAATATGGTGAGGTTTGGGTTCCAGACCAAGATGTGCTACGATGCCATCCTGCTGTATATATGGATACATTAGAACTAGCTGAGTTTAGAAAGCGTTCAGAAGAATTTACGTTTACAGCAGGTGCTGGATTGCCTGGTCGTGTATGGATGTTGCATGAAGCTGAATGGATTGAAAATGTCTCAGAACAACCTGCTATTTACTACCGCTCCCATCTTGCCAAATCTGCCGGACTCAAGGCAGCAGTAGGGATACCGATTATTGAAGCAGGGGAAGTAAAAGCGGTAATAGCATTTTATAGCGATCAGATCCAACCCGCAGATGAGCAACTAATAGCAAAACTAAGATCTCAAATTGAATTGTTGATATCTCAGTTGATTTAA
- the ruvB gene encoding Holliday junction branch migration DNA helicase RuvB gives MAIISSKPNSEEPKDQPQKSRGVRERKNIPKASPKPEILQPDATAEEEGKQEETIRPQRLADYIGQKDLKGVLEIAIAASKGRGESLDHLLLYGPPGLGKTTMSLILATEMGVNCKITSAPALERPRDIVGLLVNLSPGDILFIDEIHRLSRMTEELLYPAMEDFRLDLTVGKGPTAKIRSIPLAKFTLVGATTRVGSLTSPLRDRFGLIQRLRFYEPDELTLIVLRTAEILKAEITEDGALEIACRSRGTPRIANRLLKRVRDYAQVKKYPQINQEVASEGLEVFNVDPKGLDWADRLMLTVMIEQFNGGPVGLEAVAAATGEDSMTIEEVYEPYLLQIGYLHRTPRGRVVTPAARKHLGYE, from the coding sequence ATGGCGATTATCTCATCAAAACCAAACTCGGAAGAACCAAAAGATCAACCTCAGAAAAGTAGGGGTGTAAGGGAACGTAAAAATATTCCGAAAGCTTCACCTAAACCTGAAATATTGCAACCAGATGCGACAGCAGAGGAGGAGGGTAAGCAGGAAGAAACAATCAGACCTCAAAGATTGGCTGATTATATTGGGCAAAAAGATCTTAAGGGTGTGTTAGAAATTGCGATCGCCGCTTCTAAGGGTAGGGGAGAGTCACTAGATCACTTGCTGCTTTATGGCCCTCCTGGTTTGGGAAAAACCACGATGTCACTGATTTTAGCGACAGAAATGGGAGTAAATTGCAAAATTACTTCTGCTCCTGCCTTAGAACGACCTCGTGATATTGTTGGTTTACTGGTGAATCTCAGTCCAGGGGATATCTTATTTATAGATGAAATTCATCGTTTATCTAGGATGACAGAAGAACTGCTTTATCCTGCGATGGAGGATTTTCGGCTAGATCTCACTGTTGGTAAAGGCCCAACTGCCAAAATTCGTAGTATACCGTTGGCTAAGTTTACTTTAGTTGGGGCAACAACTCGCGTTGGTTCTTTGACATCACCTTTGCGCGATCGCTTTGGTTTAATCCAACGACTTCGTTTTTATGAACCAGATGAACTAACTTTAATCGTGCTTCGTACTGCTGAGATTCTCAAAGCTGAAATAACTGAAGATGGCGCTTTGGAAATTGCCTGTCGTTCTCGTGGAACTCCTCGGATTGCCAACCGGTTATTAAAGCGGGTACGGGACTATGCTCAAGTCAAGAAGTACCCTCAGATTAATCAAGAAGTGGCATCAGAAGGATTAGAAGTATTTAATGTAGATCCTAAAGGTTTAGATTGGGCAGATCGCTTAATGTTAACTGTAATGATTGAACAGTTTAATGGTGGGCCAGTAGGCTTAGAAGCTGTAGCAGCCGCAACTGGTGAGGATTCCATGACAATTGAGGAAGTATACGAACCGTATTTGTTACAAATTGGCTATTTGCATCGCACGCCTCGTGGTCGGGTTGTGACACCAGCAGCGAGAAAACATTTAGGTTATGAATAG
- the hisF gene encoding imidazole glycerol phosphate synthase subunit HisF, with amino-acid sequence MLAKRILPCLDVKAGRVVKGVNFVDLRDAGDPVELAQAYNDAGADELVFLDITATHEDRDTIIDVVYRTAEQVFIPLTVGGGIQSLENIKYLLRAGADKVSINSAAVRDPSLINRASDRFGNQCIVVAIDARRRSDLTNPGWDVYVRGGRENTGIDAIAWAKELEQRGAGELLITSMDADGTQAGYDLELTRTIAELVQIPVIASGGAGNCDHICEALTAGKAEAALLASLLHFGQLTVAQIKQHLTEHQVPVRLI; translated from the coding sequence ATGCTAGCTAAACGCATCTTACCTTGCCTCGATGTGAAAGCGGGGCGAGTTGTTAAAGGTGTCAACTTTGTCGATTTACGGGATGCTGGTGATCCTGTAGAACTCGCACAAGCATATAATGACGCGGGTGCAGATGAATTGGTGTTTCTAGATATCACCGCCACCCACGAAGACAGAGACACAATTATTGATGTTGTCTACCGCACCGCCGAACAAGTTTTTATTCCTTTAACTGTTGGAGGGGGAATTCAATCCTTAGAAAACATTAAATATTTGTTAAGAGCAGGTGCAGATAAGGTCAGTATTAATTCAGCGGCAGTACGTGATCCCAGCTTGATTAATCGAGCAAGCGATCGCTTCGGCAATCAGTGCATTGTTGTCGCAATTGATGCACGTAGACGGTCAGATCTTACTAATCCTGGTTGGGATGTTTACGTGCGCGGTGGGCGAGAAAATACTGGTATAGATGCGATCGCCTGGGCAAAAGAATTAGAACAACGTGGCGCAGGAGAATTACTCATTACTAGCATGGACGCTGATGGAACTCAAGCAGGATATGACTTAGAGCTTACACGCACTATTGCCGAACTTGTGCAAATTCCTGTCATTGCCTCTGGTGGCGCTGGTAACTGCGACCATATTTGTGAAGCACTTACAGCAGGAAAAGCAGAGGCGGCACTTTTAGCGTCACTCCTACATTTCGGACAACTTACAGTTGCTCAAATTAAACAACACTTAACAGAACATCAAGTGCCAGTAAGGTTA